Proteins from a single region of Dyadobacter fanqingshengii:
- the gltB gene encoding glutamate synthase large subunit, producing MSQMSEPMVENQGLYRPEFEHDACGIGFRANIKGRKSHQIVADAIHMLERMEHRGATGFDPNTGDGAGILIQIPHEFFVEECSKLGFQLPPAGEYGVGMIFFPGNETMREECRDILSRKAKKLGLHILGYRKVPTLNNTLGEGSLSVEPHVEQLFIKRPDEVTDDLGFERKLYILRQVSARMIKDTVKGVGRTFYYSSLSCRTISYKGQLTTAQLKYYFPDLENESVVSALAVVHSRFSTNTFPSWELAQPFRYIAHNGEINTVKGNVNWIRAGEKSFASEFFSKEEMDMIVPICDRNQSDSANLDNAIELLHLSGRSLPHVMMMLIPEAWDGNEQMDPERKAFYEYHAAMMEPWDGPASISFTDGKMVGATLDRNGLRPSRYWVLDDDTIIMASEAGVLDVDQSRVVTKGRLQPGRMFVVDMEQGRIIPDEEVKAAVCSSQPYQKWLDENKLHVDQLDHPIRTYRAYDDNALLKRQVAFGYTSEDLRMILAPMGQTGQEAIGSMGTDVPLAVLSEQSQHLSNYFKQLFAQVTNPPIDSIRERSIMSLISFVGGTENILTETPKHCRQIALPHPLLSVQEFDKLRFVDKDGFQAKTINTYFRADEGGKALERALERICRYATDAIDDGFEILILSDRAIDSDHAPIPSLLATATIHHHLIREGLRGKVGLLVEAGDVWETHHVAALIGYGAAGICPYMAFETLAFMNRQKMIEGEFTDEKLHYNYIKAINKELLKIFSKMGISTLQSYQGAQIFECVGLNKDVVDKYFTGTISRISGMGISEIAREILVRHKVAYHETPDSKPKLEVGGFYQWKQRGEAHIFNPASVHLLQQSTKTNSYETFKKYSKLIDDQSHKALTLRGLLRFKKGTSIPIEEVEPVESIFKRFATGAMSFGSISWEAHTTLAIAMNRIGGKSNSGEGGEDELRYTPLANGDSMNSQIKQVASGRFGVTSHYLSNAGELQIKTAQGAKPGEGGQLPGFKVDDWIGRTRHSTPGVGLISPPPHHDIYSIEDLAQLIFDLKNANRQARISVKLVSEAGVGTVASGVAKAHADHILISGYDGGTGASPLSSIRHAGLPWELGLAETHQTLVKNKLRGRVTVQADGQLRTGRDLAIAAMLGAEEWGVATAALVAAGCIMMRKCHLNTCPVGVATQNKELRALFSGKPEHVVNMFHFMAEELREIMAQLGFRTVNEMVGQAQYLELRNDIKHWKYKNLNFDAILYKEGDLSVAQFKQEEQDHGIDSIIDWDLIKAAQPALDSQEEIYAEFALNNLNRSVGTMLSNEISKKYGGPGLPKGNIHFKFRGTAGQSFGAFNTAGLRLELEGDANDYFGKGLCGAELIVYPDRDSKFKPEENIIIGNVAFYGATSGDAYIRGTAGERFCVRNSGAKVVVEGVGDHGLEYMTGGLAVILGETGRNFAAGMSGGVAYVLDKNGTFKEKVNMEMVSLDPLNEEDQGILREYLDKHFQYTTSNIAFQLIQNWEQSVKQFVKVLPADFKKALEGRNITLAQQIADKNVVYKDIVVDVVHQ from the coding sequence ATGTCGCAAATGTCTGAACCAATGGTAGAAAATCAGGGACTGTACCGTCCGGAATTTGAGCATGATGCATGTGGTATAGGTTTCCGGGCTAACATCAAGGGCCGCAAGTCACACCAGATCGTGGCTGACGCCATTCACATGCTTGAACGCATGGAACACAGGGGTGCCACTGGTTTTGATCCAAACACGGGTGATGGTGCAGGCATTTTGATTCAGATTCCACACGAGTTTTTTGTTGAAGAATGTTCCAAATTAGGCTTTCAGCTGCCTCCCGCAGGTGAGTATGGCGTCGGAATGATTTTCTTCCCGGGCAACGAAACCATGCGTGAGGAATGCCGTGACATTCTTAGCCGCAAAGCGAAAAAGCTTGGACTACATATATTAGGTTACAGAAAAGTGCCGACATTGAACAACACGTTAGGTGAAGGCTCATTGTCTGTTGAACCGCATGTTGAGCAATTGTTTATCAAACGTCCTGATGAAGTTACGGACGATCTTGGCTTCGAAAGAAAATTATACATCCTGCGCCAGGTTTCTGCACGGATGATTAAAGATACTGTGAAGGGCGTTGGCAGAACATTCTATTACTCGTCCCTTTCCTGCCGCACAATCTCATACAAAGGACAGCTTACGACTGCCCAACTTAAATACTATTTCCCGGATCTGGAAAACGAATCGGTGGTTTCGGCCCTAGCGGTTGTACACTCTCGGTTTTCTACCAACACATTCCCGTCCTGGGAATTGGCTCAGCCGTTCCGCTACATTGCGCACAATGGCGAGATCAACACCGTAAAAGGTAATGTAAACTGGATTCGTGCCGGTGAAAAATCATTTGCTTCTGAGTTTTTCAGCAAAGAAGAAATGGACATGATCGTTCCGATTTGCGACAGAAATCAATCTGACTCCGCAAACCTGGACAATGCCATCGAATTGCTTCACCTTTCGGGCCGCTCATTGCCACACGTAATGATGATGCTGATTCCCGAAGCCTGGGACGGAAACGAGCAGATGGATCCGGAACGCAAAGCATTCTACGAATATCATGCGGCGATGATGGAGCCCTGGGATGGTCCGGCTTCTATTTCATTCACGGATGGTAAAATGGTGGGCGCTACGCTTGACCGAAATGGCCTTCGCCCCTCTCGTTACTGGGTTTTGGACGATGACACCATCATTATGGCGTCTGAGGCTGGGGTTTTGGATGTGGATCAATCGAGAGTAGTTACAAAAGGCCGCTTGCAGCCAGGTCGCATGTTTGTGGTGGATATGGAGCAAGGCCGTATCATTCCGGATGAAGAGGTTAAGGCGGCAGTTTGTTCAAGTCAACCTTATCAGAAATGGCTGGATGAGAACAAGTTGCACGTAGACCAACTGGATCACCCGATCAGAACTTACCGTGCTTACGACGACAATGCATTGCTGAAACGTCAGGTTGCATTTGGTTATACGTCAGAAGATTTGCGCATGATTCTGGCTCCTATGGGGCAAACAGGTCAGGAAGCAATCGGCTCCATGGGAACGGATGTGCCTTTGGCGGTGCTTTCGGAGCAAAGCCAGCATTTGTCCAATTATTTCAAACAGCTTTTTGCACAGGTTACCAACCCACCCATTGACTCGATCCGCGAACGCTCGATTATGTCGCTGATCTCTTTTGTGGGAGGAACTGAAAATATATTAACTGAAACGCCGAAACATTGTCGTCAGATTGCGCTTCCGCACCCGCTTTTGTCGGTGCAGGAGTTTGATAAATTGCGTTTTGTAGACAAAGACGGCTTCCAGGCGAAAACGATCAACACTTATTTCCGTGCGGACGAAGGTGGAAAAGCGCTGGAAAGAGCATTGGAGCGCATTTGCCGTTATGCAACGGATGCGATCGATGACGGATTCGAAATCCTGATCCTTTCCGACCGTGCGATCGACTCGGATCACGCGCCAATTCCTTCGTTATTAGCCACTGCAACCATTCACCACCATTTAATCCGCGAAGGGTTGCGAGGAAAAGTTGGGTTGTTGGTTGAAGCGGGAGACGTTTGGGAAACGCACCATGTTGCCGCATTGATCGGTTATGGCGCAGCCGGAATTTGCCCTTATATGGCATTTGAAACGCTTGCTTTCATGAACCGCCAGAAAATGATTGAAGGCGAGTTTACGGATGAAAAACTGCATTACAACTACATTAAGGCCATTAACAAGGAGCTTTTGAAGATTTTCTCTAAAATGGGAATTTCGACATTGCAGTCTTACCAGGGCGCACAAATCTTCGAATGCGTTGGTTTGAATAAAGATGTGGTTGACAAATATTTCACAGGAACCATTTCCAGGATTAGCGGAATGGGCATTTCTGAGATTGCGCGTGAAATTCTGGTGCGTCACAAAGTGGCTTACCACGAAACGCCGGATTCCAAACCAAAGCTGGAAGTGGGTGGATTTTATCAGTGGAAACAACGCGGAGAAGCGCACATTTTCAACCCGGCTTCTGTGCATTTGTTACAGCAATCTACCAAAACAAACAGTTACGAAACATTCAAGAAATACTCAAAACTGATTGACGATCAAAGCCATAAGGCGTTAACACTTCGTGGATTGCTGCGTTTCAAGAAAGGAACGTCTATTCCAATTGAAGAAGTGGAGCCGGTGGAGAGTATTTTCAAACGCTTTGCTACGGGAGCCATGTCATTTGGTTCTATTTCTTGGGAAGCGCACACCACATTGGCGATTGCCATGAACCGAATTGGTGGAAAATCCAACTCGGGAGAAGGTGGCGAAGACGAACTGCGCTACACGCCACTGGCGAATGGCGACAGCATGAATTCGCAGATTAAGCAGGTTGCTTCCGGACGTTTCGGGGTTACGAGCCATTATCTGAGCAATGCGGGCGAGTTACAGATTAAAACAGCGCAAGGCGCAAAACCGGGCGAAGGTGGACAGCTTCCAGGCTTTAAAGTGGATGACTGGATCGGCCGCACGCGTCACTCGACGCCGGGTGTAGGCTTGATCTCCCCCCCGCCCCACCACGATATTTACTCGATTGAGGATTTGGCTCAATTGATTTTTGACCTTAAAAATGCAAACCGTCAGGCTCGGATCAGTGTGAAACTGGTTTCGGAAGCAGGCGTTGGAACAGTTGCTTCGGGTGTTGCGAAAGCGCATGCGGACCACATTCTGATCTCCGGTTACGACGGCGGAACGGGTGCTTCACCATTGAGCTCGATTCGTCACGCTGGTTTGCCTTGGGAACTTGGACTTGCAGAAACGCACCAGACTTTGGTTAAAAATAAATTGCGCGGACGTGTTACGGTTCAGGCTGACGGTCAGCTTCGTACGGGTCGTGACCTTGCGATTGCTGCGATGCTTGGCGCAGAAGAATGGGGTGTGGCAACGGCGGCACTTGTGGCTGCGGGTTGTATTATGATGCGTAAATGCCATTTGAACACCTGCCCTGTTGGTGTTGCAACACAAAATAAGGAATTGCGCGCATTGTTCTCGGGCAAGCCAGAGCACGTGGTGAACATGTTCCATTTCATGGCCGAAGAGTTGCGCGAGATTATGGCGCAACTTGGTTTCCGGACTGTAAATGAAATGGTTGGCCAGGCTCAGTATCTCGAACTGCGCAATGATATCAAACATTGGAAATACAAAAACCTGAATTTTGACGCCATCCTGTATAAAGAAGGTGATCTTTCAGTGGCTCAATTCAAGCAGGAAGAGCAGGATCATGGTATTGATAGCATTATTGACTGGGATCTGATCAAAGCAGCGCAGCCCGCATTGGATAGTCAGGAGGAAATTTATGCTGAGTTTGCATTAAATAACCTGAACCGTTCGGTGGGCACAATGCTTTCGAATGAAATTTCTAAGAAATACGGCGGACCGGGGCTTCCAAAAGGAAACATTCATTTCAAATTCCGCGGCACTGCCGGACAAAGCTTTGGTGCATTCAACACAGCCGGACTTCGTCTGGAACTGGAAGGTGATGCCAATGATTATTTCGGAAAAGGCCTTTGCGGTGCCGAGCTGATCGTTTATCCAGACCGCGATTCGAAATTCAAGCCGGAAGAGAACATTATCATTGGTAACGTTGCTTTTTACGGCGCTACTTCGGGTGATGCTTACATCCGGGGAACTGCCGGAGAGCGTTTCTGCGTGCGTAACTCAGGTGCAAAAGTGGTTGTAGAAGGTGTGGGTGACCATGGTCTGGAATATATGACAGGTGGTTTGGCTGTAATTCTTGGTGAAACGGGCAGAAACTTCGCTGCTGGGATGTCTGGCGGTGTGGCTTATGTTTTGGATAAAAACGGCACATTTAAAGAAAAAGTGAACATGGAAATGGTTTCGCTCGATCCATTGAATGAAGAAGATCAGGGCATCCTGCGTGAATATCTGGATAAACATTTCCAATACACGACCAGCAACATTGCATTCCAGCTGATCCAGAACTGGGAACAGTCAGTTAAGCAATTTGTGAAAGTGCTGCCTGCGGATTTCAAGAAGGCATTGGAAGGACGCAACATTACGCTTGCACAGCAGATTGCGGATAAAAATGTGGTTTACAAAGATATCGTGGTGGATGTAGTTCATCAATAA
- a CDS encoding glutamate synthase subunit beta: MGKPTGFLEFERELPKKRSIDERLSDYREIETAPTDSHSKQQAARCMDCGIPFCHNGCPLGNIIPEFNDAVFDENWALAYEILSSTNNFPEFTGRICPAPCEASCVLGINKPPVAIEYIEKAIIEKAFELNLVKPRIPKFRTGRKIAVVGSGPAGMAAAYQLNQAGHAVVLMERADKIGGLVRYGIPDFKLEKSIIDRRLAVMEAEGIEFRTNVNVGVTVKANELLDEFDAVLLTMGSTVPRDVKIEGRHLKGVHFAMEFLSQQNKRNAGINPEVDHRGAPYTNGQIIAKDKHVVVIGGGDTGSDCVGTSGRHGATSITQIELMPIPPKDRDASTPWPNWPMMLRTSTSHEEGCDRHWSINTKEFVGDENGNLKELKIVDLDWQKDPETGRLQMREVAGSERNIPCDLAFLAAGFLHPQQEGLLNDLEVEFDERGNIKTNGYQSTSNEKVFAAGDCRRGQSLVVWAISEGREAARAVDEYLMGVSFLEAKAVSMFNPAFAHA, translated from the coding sequence ATGGGAAAACCAACCGGATTTTTGGAGTTTGAAAGGGAGTTGCCAAAGAAGAGAAGCATTGATGAACGTCTTTCGGATTACCGTGAGATTGAAACTGCCCCTACCGACTCTCATTCCAAACAGCAGGCAGCTCGTTGTATGGACTGCGGAATCCCTTTTTGCCACAATGGCTGTCCGCTGGGCAACATTATCCCTGAGTTTAACGATGCGGTGTTTGATGAAAACTGGGCGCTGGCTTACGAAATCTTATCGTCAACCAATAACTTCCCTGAGTTCACAGGTCGCATTTGCCCTGCTCCATGCGAAGCTTCTTGCGTGCTAGGCATTAACAAGCCGCCGGTTGCGATTGAATACATTGAAAAAGCGATCATTGAAAAAGCTTTTGAGCTCAATCTTGTCAAACCAAGAATACCTAAATTCCGCACAGGCAGAAAGATTGCCGTTGTGGGTTCAGGACCTGCGGGAATGGCTGCTGCTTACCAGCTTAATCAAGCCGGACATGCAGTTGTTTTGATGGAACGGGCTGACAAAATCGGTGGACTGGTTCGTTACGGAATTCCTGATTTTAAATTAGAAAAAAGCATTATCGACCGTCGTTTGGCGGTGATGGAAGCCGAAGGCATTGAGTTTCGCACGAATGTAAACGTAGGCGTAACGGTGAAAGCGAATGAACTGCTTGACGAGTTTGATGCAGTGTTACTAACCATGGGTTCAACGGTTCCAAGAGATGTGAAAATCGAAGGCCGCCATCTGAAAGGCGTTCATTTTGCGATGGAATTTCTTAGTCAGCAAAACAAACGCAACGCCGGCATTAACCCGGAAGTGGATCACCGCGGCGCTCCTTATACGAACGGACAGATCATTGCAAAAGATAAACATGTTGTCGTTATCGGTGGCGGTGACACAGGATCTGACTGTGTAGGAACTTCCGGACGTCATGGCGCAACTTCAATTACCCAAATTGAATTAATGCCAATTCCCCCAAAAGACCGCGATGCGAGCACACCGTGGCCAAATTGGCCCATGATGTTGCGGACTTCAACTTCGCATGAGGAAGGCTGCGACAGACATTGGTCTATCAATACAAAGGAATTTGTAGGCGACGAAAATGGTAATTTGAAAGAATTGAAAATCGTTGACCTTGATTGGCAAAAAGATCCCGAAACGGGCCGTTTGCAAATGAGAGAGGTTGCCGGAAGCGAAAGAAACATTCCTTGCGACCTGGCTTTTCTGGCTGCCGGATTTTTGCACCCGCAACAAGAAGGCCTGTTAAATGATCTGGAAGTGGAGTTTGACGAGCGCGGTAACATCAAAACCAATGGTTACCAGTCGACTTCCAATGAAAAAGTATTTGCAGCCGGCGATTGCCGCCGCGGACAATCTTTGGTTGTTTGGGCGATCAGTGAAGGCCGTGAAGCAGCCAGAGCGGTTGATGAATATCTGATGGGCGTGTCGTTCCTGGAAGCGAAAGCGGTTTCTATGTTCAACCCCGCATTTGCGCATGCATAA
- a CDS encoding polysaccharide deacetylase family protein, whose translation MFLHHSPFWLKAFFPGFVWHIPTQEKKIFLTFDDGPIPDITESVLETLAQFKARATFFCIGNNVQKHPDIFQKLLDQNHSIGNHTFNHMNGWKTEDDLYLENIKQCDTALDLPTNLFRPPYGRIKRSQSRVVRKERRIIMWDVLSGDFSKEITKEVCLGKSIQYTRPGSIVLFHDSVKAAPNMQYVLPRFLEHFINEGFTFEAMAMK comes from the coding sequence ATGTTTTTACACCATTCGCCTTTCTGGCTGAAAGCATTCTTTCCAGGCTTTGTCTGGCACATTCCTACGCAGGAGAAAAAGATTTTCCTGACATTTGATGATGGACCTATTCCTGACATTACGGAGTCGGTTCTTGAAACACTGGCTCAATTCAAAGCCCGGGCCACTTTTTTTTGCATTGGAAACAATGTTCAAAAACACCCGGATATCTTCCAGAAATTGCTTGATCAGAACCATTCGATTGGTAATCACACGTTTAACCATATGAATGGCTGGAAAACAGAGGATGATCTATATCTGGAAAACATAAAACAATGCGACACGGCGCTCGATTTGCCCACGAATCTTTTCCGGCCCCCTTATGGACGGATCAAGAGAAGCCAGTCGCGGGTTGTTAGAAAGGAACGCCGGATCATTATGTGGGACGTTTTGAGCGGAGATTTTTCCAAAGAGATCACAAAGGAGGTTTGTTTGGGCAAATCAATTCAGTATACGCGGCCTGGCTCAATTGTTTTGTTCCACGACAGCGTTAAAGCGGCGCCTAACATGCAATATGTGCTTCCCAGGTTTTTAGAACATTTCATTAATGAAGGATTTACATTCGAAGCAATGGCGATGAAGTGA
- a CDS encoding glycosyltransferase has translation MLQTGNRIKVSVLVAARNEENNIERCLESLNELNFPKENIEIIIGDDNSDDLTEELVARFIWDKPQFKCIKITKQLAGLKGKANVLAQLAHEATGEYFFYCDADIAVQPIWITQMLAHFRRETGVVIGVTRMKHVHLLADLLSMEWLFALTATRFFSLFKIPITGMGNNMAVTREAYFAIGGYEKIGFSIVEDYTLFMGIVKQGFDFQMAYKREVISISEPMNTFHELLRQRKRWMQGVMDSYWLTRLSLFVSSLIVPILLLISIWLPINPLSSIIQYYILITGISLTAVLMLRQFDLWKAALLFWFYMVSIGLIMLVNYYLPSKTIWKGREY, from the coding sequence ATGCTTCAAACAGGCAATCGCATTAAGGTAAGCGTGCTCGTTGCGGCACGTAACGAGGAAAACAATATTGAAAGATGTCTGGAATCGCTGAATGAGCTCAATTTTCCAAAAGAAAACATTGAAATCATTATCGGTGACGACAATTCTGATGACTTGACAGAAGAGCTCGTTGCGCGATTTATTTGGGATAAGCCACAATTCAAATGCATTAAGATCACAAAGCAGTTAGCCGGATTAAAGGGAAAAGCAAATGTGCTGGCACAGCTGGCACACGAAGCAACAGGTGAATATTTTTTTTACTGTGACGCCGACATTGCTGTTCAGCCGATTTGGATCACACAAATGCTTGCTCATTTCAGGCGGGAAACGGGCGTTGTGATTGGTGTAACACGGATGAAACATGTCCATTTGCTTGCCGATTTGCTCTCCATGGAATGGCTGTTTGCGCTGACTGCAACCCGATTTTTCTCCTTATTCAAGATTCCAATCACCGGCATGGGCAATAATATGGCCGTTACGCGGGAAGCCTATTTTGCAATCGGCGGATACGAAAAGATCGGCTTCTCCATCGTTGAAGATTACACGCTTTTTATGGGCATTGTGAAGCAAGGTTTTGATTTTCAAATGGCTTATAAACGTGAAGTAATCAGCATCTCGGAACCTATGAACACTTTTCATGAACTGTTACGGCAGCGAAAAAGGTGGATGCAAGGCGTAATGGATTCTTACTGGCTGACGCGATTAAGTCTGTTCGTTTCATCGTTAATTGTGCCAATTTTGCTGCTTATCTCCATTTGGCTTCCTATAAACCCGCTGTCCAGCATTATTCAATATTACATCCTGATCACCGGCATTTCCCTGACGGCGGTTCTTATGCTCAGACAATTCGATCTTTGGAAAGCCGCACTGCTTTTTTGGTTTTATATGGTCAGCATTGGGTTAATTATGCTTGTTAACTATTATTTGCCGAGCAAAACAATCTGGAAGGGAAGAGAATATTAA
- a CDS encoding TatD family hydrolase translates to MIETHAHIYSDDYANDREAMLDRAWNAGIEQIWMPNCDHSTIPGMMELAARFPGKCLPMIGLHPTYVKEDFEKELLIMEEWLEKASFIAIGEIGMDLFWDKTLQEQQAEAFLYQCKLARKHDLWIDIHSRSAFWETVKLIEEFGDPKLKGIFHCFTGTLDEANKAIELGFKLGIGGVATFKNGGLDKVIPFVDLEHLVLETDAPYLAPVPYRGKRNEVAYIDLVAQRVADLKQLSKQEIVKATSDNARNMLQKA, encoded by the coding sequence ATGATTGAAACCCACGCACATATATACAGTGACGATTACGCAAACGATCGCGAAGCAATGCTCGATAGGGCCTGGAATGCGGGAATAGAACAAATATGGATGCCCAACTGCGACCACTCGACGATTCCAGGAATGATGGAACTGGCCGCGCGATTTCCGGGTAAATGCCTGCCGATGATTGGCTTGCATCCCACTTATGTAAAGGAGGATTTTGAAAAAGAACTGCTTATCATGGAAGAATGGCTGGAAAAAGCCAGCTTCATTGCCATAGGTGAAATAGGGATGGATTTATTTTGGGATAAAACACTCCAGGAACAGCAGGCAGAGGCATTTCTATATCAGTGCAAACTGGCTAGAAAACACGATCTGTGGATCGACATTCATAGCCGGAGTGCGTTTTGGGAAACAGTTAAATTGATTGAAGAATTTGGTGATCCCAAACTAAAAGGCATTTTCCATTGCTTCACCGGAACGCTTGATGAGGCTAATAAGGCCATTGAACTGGGTTTTAAACTTGGGATCGGCGGCGTGGCCACCTTCAAAAACGGTGGGCTGGATAAGGTTATTCCGTTCGTGGATCTGGAACATTTGGTACTGGAAACCGATGCGCCTTACCTGGCTCCTGTCCCTTACCGGGGCAAAAGAAATGAAGTTGCTTACATTGATCTCGTTGCGCAGCGCGTGGCCGATTTGAAACAGCTTTCTAAACAGGAAATTGTGAAGGCAACGAGCGACAATGCGAGAAATATGCTCCAAAAAGCATAG
- a CDS encoding asparaginase → MSYNKIHINPISPEPTVGSVLVIYTGGTLGMVYEAKGKQLVPFNFDQIIDRVPEIGRLNFDITFLSLSQPIDSSNMNPEIWIELAGIIEKEYASYDSFVILHGTDTMAYTASGLSFLLENLNKPVILTGAQLPIGVARSDARENVITALELAAAMDERGQPMISEVCIYFNSLLLRGNRSKKRESSDFNAFHSENYPALANAGVRIEYNLPYIKPHDPGLHLTVHKNMDNRVAFLKMFPGIGPLVVDSILNINGLRGIVLETYGAGNATTAQWFLDAISNAIAKDIIIFNVSQCDGGRVAQGHYETSRFLKQAGVVSGSDITAEAAISKMMYIFGKESDPKNCAEMLAKPLRGEMSV, encoded by the coding sequence ATGTCATATAACAAAATACACATCAACCCTATTTCTCCGGAACCGACCGTAGGCTCAGTCCTCGTCATTTACACCGGCGGAACATTGGGAATGGTTTACGAAGCCAAAGGAAAACAGCTCGTTCCATTCAATTTCGACCAGATTATCGATCGCGTCCCCGAGATCGGCAGGCTGAATTTCGACATCACGTTCCTCTCCCTTTCCCAACCCATCGACTCGTCGAACATGAACCCGGAAATATGGATAGAGCTCGCCGGCATTATTGAGAAGGAATATGCGAGCTATGACAGCTTCGTGATTTTGCATGGCACGGACACCATGGCCTACACTGCCTCTGGGCTGAGTTTTTTACTGGAAAACCTGAACAAGCCCGTAATTCTTACAGGCGCCCAACTGCCGATCGGCGTGGCGCGTTCAGATGCCCGGGAGAATGTGATCACCGCATTGGAACTCGCAGCGGCCATGGATGAGCGAGGTCAGCCTATGATTTCGGAAGTTTGTATCTATTTCAATTCCCTACTCCTGCGCGGAAACCGGAGTAAAAAACGGGAAAGTTCAGATTTCAACGCATTCCATTCCGAAAATTATCCCGCCTTAGCCAACGCAGGCGTGCGTATTGAATACAATTTGCCCTACATTAAACCGCACGATCCAGGTTTGCATTTGACTGTCCACAAAAACATGGATAACCGGGTTGCATTCCTCAAAATGTTCCCTGGCATAGGCCCATTAGTAGTCGATTCTATATTGAATATCAATGGATTAAGAGGCATAGTTCTGGAAACTTACGGCGCTGGCAACGCCACCACGGCTCAATGGTTCCTCGACGCAATCAGTAACGCAATTGCAAAAGACATTATCATTTTCAATGTTTCCCAGTGTGACGGCGGACGTGTAGCCCAGGGACATTACGAAACCAGCCGCTTCCTCAAACAAGCAGGCGTCGTTAGCGGCTCAGACATCACCGCCGAAGCTGCGATCTCAAAAATGATGTACATTTTTGGCAAGGAATCCGACCCAAAAAATTGCGCAGAAATGCTGGCAAAGCCGCTGCGCGGCGAAATGAGTGTTTAA
- a CDS encoding nuclear transport factor 2 family protein — MDVQAFAHKWMESWNSHNLHQILEHYSNDIVVTTPMIRLATGGKVDSLEGKEALRCYSSLGEHFFYSSELLTRCSPRYCDYLQILTKSEKRKSL, encoded by the coding sequence ATGGATGTACAAGCGTTTGCCCATAAATGGATGGAGTCATGGAATTCTCACAACCTTCACCAGATTTTAGAACATTATTCAAATGATATTGTAGTTACAACACCAATGATTCGGCTGGCAACCGGGGGGAAAGTTGATTCACTTGAAGGAAAAGAGGCCTTAAGATGTTACAGCAGTTTAGGTGAGCACTTTTTTTATAGTTCCGAACTGCTCACCCGATGCTCACCTAGATATTGCGATTATTTGCAAATTTTGACTAAATCTGAAAAACGAAAAAGCCTGTAA